One genomic segment of Prochlorococcus marinus str. MIT 0919 includes these proteins:
- the dxs gene encoding 1-deoxy-D-xylulose-5-phosphate synthase yields MRLSDVRHPNQLHGLTTAQLEDIACQIRERHLQVVSTSGGHLGPGLGVVELTLALYQTLDLDVDKVVWDVGHQAYPHKLLTGRYENFNTLRQKDGVAGYLKRTESVFDHFGAGHASTSISAALGMAFARDRLGESYKCVAVIGDGALTGGMALEAINHAGHLPNTPFLVVLNDNDMSISPPVGALSTYLNRMRHSAPVQFISDSVQESVKNLPFIGKDIPPELKSLTGSVKRLAVPKVGAVFEELGFTYMGPIDGHDIGQMVRSFQAAHRVGGPVLVHVATTKGKGYPYAEVDQVGYHAQSAFDLTTGKSIPSKSPKPPSYSKVFGQTLVKICEQNNKVVGITAAMATGTGLDLLQKAIPDQYVDVGIAEQHAVTLAAGMACDGLRPVVAIYSTFLQRAFDQLIHDVGIQKLPVTFVLDRAGIVGADGPTHQGQYDLSYLRSVPNFTVMAPKDESELQRMLITCLEHDGPCALRIPRGPGEGVTLMEEGWEPLKIGRGELLLEGDDLLILAYGAMVSPAIKTASLLKDSGISTTVVNARFLRPLDQALIHPLARRIGKVVTMEEGTLLGGFGSAVVESFSDQDLMVPTFRIGIPDKLVDHASPQQSKESLGLTPDKMTQSIKKRFGWDNSEKLFLSNKSSQSI; encoded by the coding sequence TGGATGTGGATAAAGTTGTTTGGGATGTAGGACATCAGGCTTATCCTCACAAATTGCTCACAGGCCGTTATGAAAATTTCAATACTCTTAGACAGAAAGATGGTGTTGCGGGCTATTTAAAAAGAACAGAAAGCGTTTTTGATCATTTTGGAGCTGGTCACGCAAGCACGTCTATATCAGCGGCATTAGGCATGGCATTTGCTCGAGATAGGCTTGGAGAAAGTTATAAATGCGTTGCGGTAATAGGAGATGGAGCACTCACTGGTGGAATGGCATTAGAAGCTATTAATCATGCTGGGCATCTTCCTAATACTCCATTTCTAGTTGTTTTAAATGACAACGATATGTCGATTTCGCCCCCAGTCGGAGCGTTATCAACTTATCTGAATCGTATGAGGCATAGTGCACCAGTTCAGTTTATTTCTGACAGTGTTCAAGAAAGTGTGAAAAATTTACCTTTTATAGGGAAGGACATACCACCAGAGCTTAAATCTCTAACAGGAAGTGTAAAGAGGTTGGCTGTTCCTAAAGTAGGTGCTGTTTTTGAGGAGTTAGGTTTTACTTATATGGGCCCAATAGATGGCCATGATATTGGGCAGATGGTTAGGAGTTTTCAGGCTGCTCATAGAGTAGGAGGACCAGTTCTAGTACATGTTGCTACTACTAAGGGTAAAGGTTATCCATATGCTGAAGTAGATCAGGTTGGATACCATGCCCAATCTGCATTTGACTTAACTACTGGAAAGTCTATTCCTTCAAAATCTCCTAAACCTCCTAGTTATAGCAAGGTGTTTGGTCAAACATTGGTCAAAATATGCGAGCAGAATAATAAAGTTGTCGGAATAACAGCAGCCATGGCCACAGGTACAGGACTAGATCTCTTGCAAAAGGCCATACCTGATCAATATGTTGATGTTGGGATAGCTGAGCAACATGCTGTAACGCTTGCAGCTGGAATGGCTTGTGATGGATTGAGACCCGTAGTGGCTATATATAGTACTTTTCTTCAAAGAGCCTTTGATCAATTAATTCATGATGTAGGTATACAGAAGTTGCCAGTTACTTTTGTCCTTGATAGAGCAGGTATTGTTGGAGCTGATGGACCAACTCATCAAGGCCAATATGACCTTAGTTATTTAAGATCTGTTCCAAATTTCACCGTTATGGCTCCAAAAGATGAGAGCGAGCTCCAGAGAATGTTGATTACGTGTTTAGAGCATGATGGACCTTGTGCTTTACGAATACCAAGAGGGCCAGGTGAAGGAGTTACTTTGATGGAAGAAGGTTGGGAACCTTTGAAGATTGGTAGAGGTGAACTTCTTCTAGAAGGAGATGATCTATTGATTTTGGCTTATGGGGCAATGGTATCTCCAGCTATTAAAACAGCATCTTTACTTAAAGACTCAGGTATTAGTACTACAGTCGTTAACGCCCGCTTCTTAAGACCTCTCGATCAAGCTCTGATTCATCCGCTCGCCAGAAGAATTGGGAAAGTTGTGACCATGGAGGAAGGAACTCTTTTAGGTGGGTTTGGATCAGCAGTAGTTGAGTCATTTTCAGATCAAGATCTTATGGTACCTACATTCAGAATTGGTATACCTGATAAATTGGTTGATCATGCAAGCCCACAACAAAGCAAGGAATCACTAGGCTTAACGCCGGATAAAATGACTCAATCAATTAAAAAAAGATTTGGATGGGATAACTCAGAGAAATTATTTTTAAGTAATAAAAGCTCTCAATCTATATAA
- a CDS encoding NAD(P)/FAD-dependent oxidoreductase, with the protein MSVLIAGAGPAGSTLANILSDFGLNVILVERLDDPAKNAFSSAAIPISAVNENLIPHKAISSYWSNWHIYGPDAQCFQWSSVDNLGVVLDFAKYRQYLWEKAEQSGVNLLLGWKVLKVISFESHASVFLVSKNGVKKTLKVNIVIDATGYKRSLLGVNHDKRDQLLAGNGIEWILQCSKQSFKKWGSSLSFFIGSQWIKHGYGWIFPMSNNRIKIGVCQLPPYNNMGSNLSQLRSLLKANSLNDMPILDKHGGIIRSTIMRSEVHFQGRVLGVGDAISTSNLLGGEGIRHAITSANILSRILIDFCKGNEFNSINEFYKLSKYQHDLNRKFGWRWIISNKIAKKTWWGLSDKKADKRIIKILHGLYKKANAEDISNVLFEYKFGRFGLRLIPYLFGLR; encoded by the coding sequence GTGAGTGTTTTAATTGCAGGTGCCGGACCAGCAGGGTCTACTTTGGCAAATATCCTCTCGGATTTTGGTTTAAATGTAATACTTGTAGAACGATTAGATGATCCTGCGAAAAACGCTTTCTCTAGTGCTGCTATACCTATAAGTGCAGTTAATGAGAATCTAATTCCTCATAAAGCCATATCAAGTTATTGGTCAAATTGGCATATCTATGGACCAGATGCACAGTGCTTTCAGTGGAGTTCAGTTGACAACTTGGGAGTTGTCTTGGATTTCGCAAAATATAGACAATACTTATGGGAAAAAGCTGAACAATCTGGCGTAAATCTTCTTTTAGGGTGGAAAGTTTTAAAAGTTATTTCTTTTGAAAGTCATGCTTCTGTTTTTTTAGTTTCGAAAAATGGTGTTAAGAAAACGCTTAAAGTAAATATTGTTATTGATGCAACAGGCTATAAGCGCTCTCTACTTGGAGTAAATCACGACAAAAGAGATCAGCTTCTCGCTGGGAATGGAATAGAGTGGATACTACAATGTAGTAAACAAAGTTTTAAGAAATGGGGCTCAAGTCTTAGTTTTTTCATTGGTTCGCAATGGATTAAACATGGATATGGTTGGATATTCCCGATGTCAAATAATAGAATTAAAATAGGGGTTTGTCAGTTACCACCATATAACAATATGGGATCAAATTTATCTCAATTAAGAAGCTTATTAAAAGCCAACAGTCTTAATGATATGCCAATACTTGATAAACATGGGGGAATAATTAGAAGTACTATTATGCGTTCTGAGGTTCACTTCCAGGGCCGAGTTTTGGGAGTTGGCGATGCGATTAGCACTTCAAATCTTTTAGGTGGAGAAGGCATTCGACATGCAATTACAAGTGCAAATATTTTGTCAAGAATATTAATTGACTTTTGCAAAGGGAATGAATTTAATAGTATCAATGAATTTTATAAATTATCCAAATATCAGCATGACCTAAATAGAAAGTTTGGATGGCGTTGGATTATTTCGAACAAGATAGCCAAGAAAACTTGGTGGGGACTATCTGATAAAAAAGCAGACAAGAGAATAATTAAAATCCTCCACGGACTTTATAAAAAAGCAAACGCGGAGGACATTAGTAATGTCTTATTTGAATATAAATTTGGAAGGTTTGGCCTGCGGTTGATACCCTATTTATTTGGTTTGAGATAA
- the psaK gene encoding photosystem I reaction center subunit PsaK has product MITTLLATADPVTFHWSPKCAVVMILCNVLAYAIARANIAKPNEGFELPNSKYFGGLSHASVVAANCLGHLLGIGSILGLAARGVL; this is encoded by the coding sequence ATGATCACAACCTTATTAGCTACAGCAGATCCCGTGACTTTTCATTGGTCTCCTAAGTGTGCTGTAGTAATGATCCTCTGTAATGTTCTGGCATATGCAATTGCCAGGGCCAACATCGCAAAGCCTAATGAAGGCTTTGAACTACCAAACTCAAAATACTTTGGTGGATTGAGTCATGCCTCTGTAGTTGCAGCAAACTGCTTAGGACATTTATTAGGGATAGGCTCAATCCTAGGGCTGGCAGCGAGGGGTGTCTTATAA
- a CDS encoding DUF3593 domain-containing protein, producing the protein MNFLDSLSIFTSFESIDPGPFFVISLIPYLAFLYWAQQGSLIPKTSLLGFKLTLLFVLVSIICSVFAKTLYNQDLSNVDPLHGGAELFLAISDGLVVLGFFKLLNEKS; encoded by the coding sequence ATGAACTTTCTTGATTCCTTATCTATTTTCACATCATTTGAATCAATAGATCCAGGTCCTTTCTTCGTTATTTCCTTAATACCTTACTTGGCATTTCTGTACTGGGCACAACAAGGCTCTTTAATCCCAAAAACTTCATTGCTGGGATTTAAACTAACTCTGTTATTCGTTTTGGTTTCTATAATATGCTCTGTTTTTGCTAAAACACTTTACAACCAAGATTTATCAAATGTAGACCCATTGCATGGGGGCGCAGAACTTTTCTTAGCCATAAGCGATGGCTTAGTAGTGCTTGGATTTTTTAAGCTACTTAATGAAAAGAGTTGA
- a CDS encoding DUF2499 domain-containing protein, whose amino-acid sequence MHSLSLGTWVIHMATLIEWTLAIFLISKVAEKTKIKAYNWLAIAMLPNLASAMAAITWHIYDNSEKLIGLVVIQAILTTLGNICLAIAALHLLRTEKKKA is encoded by the coding sequence ATGCATTCATTATCACTAGGAACTTGGGTAATACATATGGCAACACTTATAGAATGGACATTAGCAATTTTTCTGATTTCAAAAGTTGCTGAAAAAACAAAAATCAAAGCATACAATTGGCTTGCTATAGCAATGCTCCCAAATTTAGCCAGTGCCATGGCCGCAATTACATGGCATATATATGACAATTCTGAAAAACTTATTGGCTTAGTTGTAATACAGGCAATACTTACCACACTGGGGAATATATGCCTTGCTATTGCAGCATTACATCTTTTGCGTACCGAGAAGAAGAAGGCATGA
- a CDS encoding peroxiredoxin, with protein sequence MNFLNRFFFRLIASLIVFLIFSNSIYAVENITPDIGNKAPEFILEGYSSQFPEKNLWKLSDLSNTWVVLYFYPKDFTNGCTIEAKGFDKLNKNFINRNTTVIGISNDQVNEHESFCSKESLSIVLLTDEDGKVSEKYGSWNPPYSKRNTFLIDPDGNIKYKWLGVIPSKHPQEVYKKLIELEK encoded by the coding sequence ATGAATTTTTTAAATAGGTTTTTTTTTAGATTAATAGCTAGTTTAATTGTTTTTCTAATATTTTCTAATTCAATATATGCCGTTGAGAATATAACTCCAGATATAGGTAATAAAGCCCCTGAATTTATACTGGAAGGGTATTCATCCCAATTTCCAGAAAAGAATTTATGGAAACTTTCGGATTTATCTAATACATGGGTTGTTCTATATTTTTATCCAAAAGACTTTACGAATGGATGTACAATTGAAGCAAAAGGTTTTGACAAGTTAAATAAAAATTTTATCAATAGGAATACAACAGTAATAGGCATAAGCAATGATCAGGTAAATGAACATGAGTCATTCTGCTCAAAAGAAAGTCTATCAATAGTTCTTTTAACAGATGAGGATGGAAAAGTTAGTGAGAAATATGGTTCTTGGAACCCTCCCTATAGCAAGAGGAATACATTTCTTATAGATCCAGATGGAAATATAAAATATAAATGGCTGGGAGTTATTCCATCTAAGCATCCTCAAGAAGTATATAAAAAATTAATAGAGTTAGAGAAATAA
- the rpmB gene encoding 50S ribosomal protein L28, whose translation MSRVCDLSGTRANNGMAVSHSHIRTKKLQQANLQNRRLWWEEGKKWITVRITTRTLKSIQKKGLDAYAKSKGINLNKI comes from the coding sequence ATGTCAAGAGTATGTGATCTGTCTGGTACCAGGGCTAATAATGGAATGGCTGTAAGTCATTCCCATATCAGAACAAAGAAATTACAGCAAGCCAACCTTCAAAATAGAAGGCTTTGGTGGGAGGAAGGAAAAAAATGGATAACTGTGCGCATAACTACTAGAACACTCAAATCAATTCAAAAAAAAGGCCTAGATGCATATGCCAAGTCAAAGGGTATTAATCTAAATAAAATTTAA